The sequence TAGTTTCAATTAATAGCATGTTCTGGCAACTCGCCAGCACACAAAAGATTGATGTGCTAAAAAATAGAGTAAATTTATTTTGGAGCAGGATTAAAACACCGTTGGAGGATGCAGTTAAAGAAGGTGAGCTTAAAGCCACACAATTTGAAATTGATGAATTAAGTCAGGCATTGTACTTCTTTTTAGCGGGTGCCACATCATCCTACGAAAGCCGATTAATCAGTGAAAAATATTTAGCAACCGATAATGATTTATGTTATCGACATATTAGCCGCATCATGAACCATTATCAGTGGAAAAAACCTATTACTCGCGAAATGATGCAATCATTATCTGCTCGGATTAAGCTTTTTCTCGATAAAGGCCATAGTAATATTCGCAGTTGTGAGACCTGTTTAAACATCGGGAAAATGTTTGATTGTAAAACCGAATCTAACCTCCCTTTAAAAATGCCTTAAGATTAGCCGTCGCAATATTAAGTAAGTTCTGCTGCGCTTCCTTTGTCGCTCAGGCATTGTGCGGGCTGATACTAATATTAGGCGCACTCAATAGCGGATTATCGGTACTCGGTGGCTCAGTCGATAACACATCGACGCCAGCAAAGACTCTGCCCTGCGCTAATGCAACAGCAAGTGCCGCCTCCTCAATTAATCCGCCGCGGGCGGTATTGATAAGTAATGCCTGCGGCTTCAGCAACTCAAGGAGCTGGGCGTTGATAAGCTCGCTAGTTTCAGGGGTTAATGGGCAGTGGAGCGACAAAAGATCAGATTCTTTGAAGACCTTATCCCGTGATGCCCAACCGACGCCTTGAGGTAAATGTGCGGGTTTAGTGCGCATGAAGTTAGACAGCCTGTAACTTCGTTCATTACTAACGTCGACGGACAGTTTCACATTCGCTATGAGAGAGATCATAACATTTCTTATTAGGTGGCCAAATTCAGTGTGCCACTACAATCTGCGATTCAGCTGAATGTGTAAATCTGCTCGAATCAGCTAGACTTAAAAAGATGTTATGGAAGCACTACAATGACAAGGAAATCTCAATGCAATCATTACATATCAAGCAATGCTATCAATTCGGAAACACTCGATACGATAGAGCCAGCCTCAAAAAGCAAATTCTAACAGCATTAAGCATACCAATTAATTGTGATTTGGCAGCGGCCAAGTCCAACAACCGATTTATGCCCTGTAAACAGCACAGCGCATAAAGACTAAGACGTTAGGGAAAACTCTACTGCAATCAACCAAAAGGGAGGTAAGCACAATGCTATTTGAATTACTTTATACGAGTATCGCACCGGCAGGTTTATCAGATACTGAACTTTTAAGCATTTTAGAAAAAGCCAGAGCAAAAAACCAAGCCTTAGATATAACAGGGATGCTGGTCTATCATAATCGGGAGATAATGCAAATTCTTGAGGGTGAAGAACTAAAGGTCAGGGGGCTTTTTCAAACTATTTTTCAGGACGAAAGGCATACTAGTGTCGAAGTTTTTTACCAGGGGAATATTGATCATAGGGCATTTTCTGAATGGTCTATGGCATTTAAACTGCTCGATGAGAACACAGTCAAAAAAATGTTAATTGGGTATGAAAATTTCAACCCCGCTAAATCCCCCATCAGTATGATTGCAAGCAGTCCAAATCGAGGTAAGAAAACCTTTCTGAAATTGCGAGATTCGCTGTAACAGAACATGTTTTGCTGGAGGTTTTACCCTAACAATCGGCTTAATTCGAACCCACAAATTAGAGTAAAGAAACCTCACACGCATTTGTCCAAAAGTTTGTTGTATGTGGCTTTTAAACCTAAAGATTACGGAAGTACTAAAAAGTGAGCCATGGTGATCATGGCTCACTAAAAAATGGGCAACTGTCAGATCAGGTCAGAGCTAATACAACTTAACCTAATACAACTTAACCTGTCGTTTGGCGGAGGGCGTTCTATTTTATGGGGTATTATTTAGTCTAAAAGTGGGAGCACGATAAGATTCACTTCTTTTATCTCAGCAAAAATTTCTGAATCAGCGGATAAAACCTCTGTAAAAGGTGATGAGGTAAACACAGCAGATTTTACAGCTTCATTAAGTTTAATAACTTTAC comes from Shewanella oneidensis MR-1 and encodes:
- a CDS encoding TetR/AcrR family transcriptional regulator, producing MQCPSNRLDVIRCNQLLDTAEQLIDEQGVVSFRFAQIAKKSECSTNTLYKYFESKEDVLACLFLRNTTSIQIPIFINENPNLTIHEHTLLPILFTFEAIKRSPIFNVLRVVSINSMFWQLASTQKIDVLKNRVNLFWSRIKTPLEDAVKEGELKATQFEIDELSQALYFFLAGATSSYESRLISEKYLATDNDLCYRHISRIMNHYQWKKPITREMMQSLSARIKLFLDKGHSNIRSCETCLNIGKMFDCKTESNLPLKMP
- a CDS encoding BLUF domain-containing protein; this translates as MLFELLYTSIAPAGLSDTELLSILEKARAKNQALDITGMLVYHNREIMQILEGEELKVRGLFQTIFQDERHTSVEVFYQGNIDHRAFSEWSMAFKLLDENTVKKMLIGYENFNPAKSPISMIASSPNRGKKTFLKLRDSL